The Cyclobacteriaceae bacterium DNA segment CATCTGAGTGATGCTTTGTTTTTTAAGCGTTATGTTAAAAATTGCCTGGGCACCGAATTACGTGTTACCGCTTCCTCCTAATCATCGTTTTCCGATGAGCAAGTACGAAGTGTTGCCTCAGCAGTTGTTGCATGAAGGCACGGTGAGTGCTGATAGTTTCTTTGCACCGAGCCCGGCACCAGAATCGCTGATTACCCGCACGCATGATGAAATCTATTGGAAACGCCTTCAAGCACGTGAACTTTCTCCACAGGAAATCAGGCGCACCGGATTTCCACTCAGCCAGCAATTGGTTGATCGTGAGGTGATCATCATGCAAGGTACCGTTCAATGCACGCAGTATGCGCTGGAGTATGGTGTGTCTATGAATATTGCAGGTGGTACGCACCACGCCTTTACCAATCGGGGTGAAGGGTTTTGCCTGCTGAATGACATTGCCATAGCCGCGAATTATTTGTTGGATCAGCAACAAGCTTCAAAAATTCTTGTGGTTGATCTGGATGTTCATCAGGGAAACGGAACGGCACAAATTTTTAGAAATGAACCCCGGGTTTTTACATTTAGTATGCATGGCGCGAATAATTATCCGTTGCATAAGGAGCATTCTGATCTGGATATTGGTTTACCCGATGGTGTAACGGATTCGTTTTATCTGAAAACATTAGAAACTAACCTGAAGAATTTATCGGACACC contains these protein-coding regions:
- a CDS encoding histone deacetylase, producing the protein MLKIAWAPNYVLPLPPNHRFPMSKYEVLPQQLLHEGTVSADSFFAPSPAPESLITRTHDEIYWKRLQARELSPQEIRRTGFPLSQQLVDREVIIMQGTVQCTQYALEYGVSMNIAGGTHHAFTNRGEGFCLLNDIAIAANYLLDQQQASKILVVDLDVHQGNGTAQIFRNEPRVFTFSMHGANNYPLHKEHSDLDIGLPDGVTDSFYLKTLETNLKNLSDTVQPDFIFFQSGVDILDTDKLGKLSVTREGCKQRDRIVLDAAKRNKIPLVASMGGGYSENFRDIIEAHANTYRLAQEIFF